The Thermothelomyces thermophilus ATCC 42464 chromosome 7, complete sequence genome window below encodes:
- a CDS encoding GMC oxidoreductase-like protein: MMFRWLLIGLGVLAHKGCAGSESDDKYYDYIVVGSGPGGGPLASNLARAGYSVLLLEAGSDQSNNTNSEIVSLFGVAYTDPTLRWDFFAFNFANETRNLQHNHLTWRRPDGSFYVGRDPPPNSTLLGIYYPRGGTLGGSSAVNAMSTIYPSESDWQNIVDLTGDTTWSPEHMREIFERIEKNHYLTPGAPGHGFNGYLDTIMSTETSWAGQNDLLAVLGAISGHLGQSPSDIATNVLADPNGPIPERDQTEGIFGSPLHADAAWRRFSSRDYILETARAVGPDGQKQYQLTVQLETLATKVLFADVDDPQKKPRANGVEFLQGQSVYSADPRHTASNQGTTGRAYARKEVILSGGTFNSPQLLKLSGIGPASELAQFDIDVVVDLPGVGANLQDNYEVPVVGHAARDFQQPAPDPDAPTCTYGAPGDPCVELWKQGRGPYTVGPPLDSIFRKSAHAAYDERDFFLVGGTFALRGFWPPTDSVPADPPNTFGLSTVKINPQSRSGTVLLRSADPRDTPEINFHLFEEDNAGTELDLNAELDTVKWARRAFADVPAPLGPIIPVEPPCPGTPAADGTCDDEADREWIKNQIFGHHPTSTCAIGADSDPLAVLDSKFRVRGVRGLRVVDASAFPRVPGPFPVLPIFMLSEKATESVLEDAEEW; the protein is encoded by the exons ATGATGTTCAGGTGGCTTTTGATCGGGCTCGGGGTTCTGGCGCACAAGGGCTGTGCAGGCAGCGAGAGCGACGACAAGTATTACGATTACATCGTCGTCGGCAGTGGACCTGGAGGAGGGCCTCTCGCAAGCAACCTAGCACGGGCGGGTTATTCTGTCTTGCTGCTCGAGGCGGGGAGTGATCAAAGCAACAACACCAATTCTGAGATTGTCTCATTGTTTGGGGTTGCTTACACCGATCCCACTCTGCGCTGGGACTTCTTCGCCTTCAACTTTGCAAACGAGACGCGGAACTTGCAGCACAACCATCTGACCTGGCGCCGTCCCGATGGCTCGTTCTATGTCGGCCGGGACCCGCCCCCTAATTCGACCCTGCTGGGGATCTATTATCCTCGCGGCGGTACTCTGGGGGGAAGCTCTGCCGTCAATGCTATGTCGACGATCTACCCTAGCGAGAGTGATTGGCAAAACATTGTTGACTTGACTGGTGACACAACATGGAG CCCAGAACATATGCGAGAGATTTTTGAGCGCATCGAGAAGAACCATTACCTGACCCCTGGGGCTCCAGGTCACGGATTCAACGGCTACCTCGACACGATTATGAGCACCGAGACCTCCTGGGCTGGTCAGAACGATCTTCTAGCCGTCCTCGGAGCCATCTCTGGGCACCTTGGCCAGAGCCCAAGCGACATCGCCACCAATGTGCTCGCAGACCCCAACGGTCCTATTCCGGAGCGCGACCAGACCGAGGGCATTTTCGGCAGCCCACTGCACGCGGACGCAGCATGGAGACGCTTCAGTTCCCGCGACTATATCCTCGAGACCGCCAGGGCGGTGGGTCCGGATGGGCAGAAGCAGTACCAGCTCACTGTCCAGCTCGAAACGTTGGCCACCAAGGTGCTCTTCGCCGATGTAGACGACCCGCAGAAGAAGCCTAGGGCGAACGGCGTCGAGTTTCTTCAAGGGCAGAGTGTATATAGCGCAGACCCCCGCCACACAGCTTCTAACCAGGGAACCACCGGGCGTGCGTATGCGCGCAAGGAGGTGATCCTCTCCGGTGGCACTTTCAACTCGCCACAGCTGCTTAAGCTCTCTGGCATCGGGCCCGCGTCGGAGCTTGCCCAGTTCGACATCGATGTGGTTGTCGACCTCCCCGGAGTTGGCGCGAACCTGCAGGACAATTACGAGGTGCCTGTTGTGGGACACGCTGCCCGGGACTTCCAGCAGCCCGCACCCGATCCGGACGCTCCGACGTGCACTTACGGGGCGCCGGGCGACCCCTGCGTAGAACTCTGGAAGCAGGGACGAGGGCCCTACACGGTAGGACCTCCCTTGGACAGCATCTTCCGCAAGAGCGCTCATGCTGCCTACGACGAGCGCGACTTTTTCTTGGTTGGCGGTACCTTTGCTCTGCGCGGGTTTTGGCCGCCCACTGACTCGGTACCGGCCGACCCCCCAAACACGTTTGGGCTGTCAACGGTCAAGATCAACCCGCAGAGCCGATCGGGCACCGTCTTGTTGAGGAGCGCCGACCCCCGAGACACACCCGAGATCAACTTCCACCTGTTCGAAGAGGACAACGCAGGCACTGAACTCGATCTGAACGCCGAGCTTGACACGGTCAAGTGGGCACGCCGTGCATTTGCTGACGTTCCTGCTCCGCTGGGGCCCATTATCCCGGTTGAACCGCCCTGCCCGGGAACGCCGGCTGCGGACGGCACTTgcgacgacgaggccgacCGGGAGTGGATCAAGAATCAGATCTTTGGACACCATCCCACAAGCACATGTGCTATCGGCGCCGACAGCGACCCCCTGGCCGTACTGGACTCTAAGTTTAGAGTCCGTGGCGTCCGAGGTCTTCGAGTCGTCGATGCGAGCGCGTTCCCTCGCGTTCCCGGTCCGTTCCCTGTTCTCCCGATATTTATGCTCAGTGAGAAGGCAACTGAGAGCGTTTTGGAGGACGCGGAAGAATGGTGA
- a CDS encoding glycoside hydrolase family 7 protein (CAZy_ID 267981), with amino-acid sequence MKQYLQYLAATLPLVGLATAQQAGNLQTETHPRLTWSKCTAPGSCQQVNGEVVIDSNWRWVHDENAQNCYDGNQWTNACSSATDCAENCALEGADYQGTYGASTSGNALTLTFVTKHEYGTNIGSRLYLMNGANKYQMFTLKGNELAFDVDLSAVECGLNSALYFVAMEEDGGVSSYPTNTAGAKFGTGYCDAQCARDLKFVGGKGNIEGWKPSTNDANAGVGPYGGCCAEIDVWESNKYAFAFTPHGCENPKYHVCETTNCGGTYSEDRFAGDCDANGCDYNPYRMGNQDFYGPGLTVDTSKKFTVVSQFEENKLTQFFVQDGKKIEIPGPKVEGIDADSAAITPELCSALFKAFDDRDRFSEVGGFDAINTALSTPMVLVMSIWDDHYANMLWLDSSYPPEKAGQPGGDRGPCPQDSGVPADVEAQYPNAKVIWSNIRFGPIGSTVNV; translated from the exons ATGAAGCAGTACCTCCAGTACCTCGCGGCGACCCTGCCCCTGGTGGGCCTGGCCACGGCCCAGCAGGCGGGTAACCTGCAGACCGAGACTCACCCCAGGCTCACTTGGTCCAAGTGCACGGCCCCGGGATCCTGCCAACAGGTCAACGGCGAGGTCGTCATCGACTCCAACTGGCGCTGGGTGCACGACGAGAACGCGCAGAACTGCTACGACGGCAACCAGTGGACCAACGCTTGCAGCTCTGCCACCGACTGCGCCGAGAATTGCGCGCTCGAGGGTGCCGACTACCAGGGCACCTATGGCGCCTCGACCAGCGGCAATGCCCTGACGCTCACCTTCGTCACTAAGCACGAGTACGGCACCAACATTGGCTCGCGCCTCTACCTCATGAACGGCGCGAACAAGTACCAGATGTTCACCCTCAAGGGCAACGAGCTGGCCTTCGACGTCGACCTCTCGGCCGTCGAGTGCGGCCTCAACAGCGCCCTCTACTTCGTGGCCATGGAGGAGGATGGCGGTGTGTCGAGCTACCCGACCAACACGGCCGGTGCTAAGTTCGGCACTGGG TACTGCGACGCCCAATGCGCACGCGACCTCAAGTTCGTCGGCGGCAAGGGCAACATCGAGGGCTGGAAGCCGTCCACCAACGATGCCAATGCCGGTGTCGGTCCTTATGGCGGGTGCTGCGCTGAGATCGACGTCTG GGAGTCGAACAAGTATGCTTTCGCTTTCACCCCGCACGGTTGCGAGAACCCTAAATACCACGTCTGCGAGACCACCAACTGCGGTGGCACCTACTCCGAGGACCGCTTCGCTGGTGACTGCGATGCCAACGGCTGCGACTACAACCCCTACCGCATGGGCAACCAGGACTTCTACGGTCCCGGCTTGACGGTCGATACCAGCAAGAAGTTCAC CGTCGTCAGCCAGTTCGAGGAGAACAAGCTCACCCAGTTCTTCGTCCAGGACGGCAAGAAGATTGAGATCCCCGGCCCCAAGGTCGAGGGCATCGATGCGGACAGCGCCGCTATCACCCCTGAGCTGTGCAGTGCCCTGTTCAAGGCCTTCGATGACCGTGACCGCTTCTCGGAGGTTGGCGGCTTCGATGCCATCAACACGGCCCTCAGCACTCCCATGGTCCTCGTCATGTCCATCTGGGATGAT CACTACGCCAATATGCTCTGGCTCGACTCGAGCTACCCCCCTGAGAAGGCTGGCCAGCCTGGCGGTGACCGTGGCCCGTGTCCTCAGGACTCTGGCGTCCCGGCCGACGTTGAGGCTCAGTACCCTAATGC CAAGGTCATCTGGTCCAACATCCGCTTCGGCCCCATCGGCTCGACTGTCAACGTCTAA